Proteins from one Argopecten irradians isolate NY chromosome 15, Ai_NY, whole genome shotgun sequence genomic window:
- the LOC138308955 gene encoding uncharacterized protein, with product MPDVCLRAGSWEVYFETTQTRSVISDVCKMGDSVESTIVDTENQLLGSSTGSLDSSGRKVRPPNKKRYEEELEALQNTIKEKEAELRSITQHLSDDTHKNSLRSMRSEKSSHIDRLKHIEQELKTLTSDISKKKAELDRLQSSLHYKTEDRIDHSITRLDSLLKNQNFKLSEEKKIVSEINSLKRSKKVLRDFQAVKKENDDMRSKQKRLREERDNSQKFVNQLRRKEEEHKEAVQKKKFRKDSLKKELDNLYDMKRRMIQDFKQQEKDYVEVKEESRRQKRKEIVKKKEEPCSQMEAFQKSLEEYTLQREPYTDEINLCNTLMYYLQKYIQTSDDQPQDEPPVGKSLNLSSSNCSVELAAELEEGMYVLKRKTEDDSEYPGTGRRSGKRRPSKKGKRLSSVTKPITHTPQIFSQFASLNLNAPSNHSEIPASMEQLQARKDFYKNGCQPSQSIVTPAIEEHHTSDAGVSTSDAGISLTESGMCEMSRQASNTESTENPTELPFTFLDELVKLSSEETVSETMSEVSEDTLGRSNSNSDSTEQAHSEGDLSDGVSTSVQDKDTTSDTDCGKSDTACIIGPEPTLKPTETDNVCVYDSQSVLTNQGTEPMDGMHKLSICDTHASRGSNVREGQGSKVREVVSDDCQETDYEFDMPPETSQCVS from the exons ATGCCTGACGTGTGTCTACGGGCAGGAAGTTGGGAGGTTTATTTTGAGACAACGCAGACACGATCAGTGATTTCTGATGTGTGCAAAATGGGGGACTCTGTCGAGTCCACCATTGTGGACACAGAAAACCAGCTTCTCG GGTCATCAACAGGATCCCTAGACTCGAGTGGAAGGAAGGTTAGGCCTCCCAACAAGAAACGATATGAAGAAGAACTTGAGGCCCTCCAAAACACTATCAAGGAGAAAGAAGCTGAGCTT AGGTCGATTACACAGCACCTAAGTGATGACACCCACAAGAACAGCCTTCGTTCCATGAGGTCTGAGAAGAGCTCCCATATTGACCGACTCAAACATATTGAACAGGAGCTAAAAACCCTCACCTCAGACATATCAAAGAAG AAAGCTGAACTGGACAGACTACAATCTTCTCTACACTACAAGACTGAGGACCGAATCGACCATTCTATCAC GAGACTTGATTCTCTACTTAAGAATCAGAATTTTAAACTGtctgaagaaaagaaaatcgtCAGTGAAATCAATAGCCTGAAGCGCTCAAAGAAAGTTTTACG AGATTTTCAAGCTGTGAAGAAAGAGAATGATGACATGCGCAGCAAACAGAAGCGTCTGCGGGAAGAAAGAGAT AATTCTCAGAAGTTTGTTAACCAGCTTCGTCGGAAGGAAGAGGAGCATAAGGAGGCAGTACAAAAGAAGAAATTCCGAAAGGACTCCCTGAAGAAAG AGCTGGACAACCTGTATGATATGAAACGACGCATGATACAAGATTTTAAGCAACAGGAGAAAGACTATGTTGAGGTGAAAGAGGAAAGTCGACGACAAAAAAGAAAAGAGATTGTTAAGAAAAAGGAAGAGCCATGTTCTCAAATGGAGGCATTCCAGAAATCACT GGAGGAGTACACACTACAGAGAGAACCTTACACAGACGAGATCAATCTGTGCAACACTCTGATGTATTATCTACAGAAATACATACAGACATCGGACGACCAGCCGCAGGACGAACCACCTGTAGGCAAGAGTCTCA ATTTGTCCTCATCAAACTGTTCAGTTGAGCTTGCAGCAGAGCTGGAAGAAGGAATGTATGTACTCAAACGTAAGACGGAGGATGATTCCGAGTATCCGGGGACAGGGCGTCGATCAGGGAAACGACGGCCGAGTAAGAAGGGCAAACGTCTCTCATCTGTT ACAAAGCCTATTACCCACACGCCTCAGATATTTTCACAGTTCGCCTCCTTAAACTTGAATGCACCTTCTAATCATTCCGAAATTCCAGCCTCTATGGAGCAGCTGCAAGCTCGAAAG GACTTTTATAAGAATGGTTGCCAGCCGAGTCAGTCCATCGTCACCCCAGCTATCGAGGAACACCACACCAGTGACGCCGGGGTGTCAACCAGTGACGCGGGCATATCCCTGACAGAGAGTGGAATGTGCGAGATGTCTCGTCAGGCTAGTAACACAGAGAGCACAGAAAACCCAACCGAGCTGCCATTCACTTTTCTAGATGAATTAGTGAAGTTGTCAAGTGAGGAAACGGTGTCTGAAACAATGTCGGAGGTTTCAGAGGATACACTAGGCCGTAGTAATTCTAATTCTGATTCTACAGAGCAAGCTCATTCAGAGGGAGACTTATCCGACGGCGTTTCCACGTCAGTGCAGGATAAGGACACTACCAGTGATACAGATTGTGGTAAATCGGACACTGCTTGTATAATAGGACCAGAACCAACGCTCAAGCCAACGGAAACCGataatgtatgtgtgtatgatAGCCAATCAGTCCTCACGAATCAGGGGACTGAACCAATGGACGGTATGCATAAACTGAGTATATGTGACACCCACGCTAGTCGGGGGTCAAATGTCAGGGAGGGTCAGGGTTCAAAGGTCAGAGAGGTTGTGTCTGACGACTGTCAGGAGACCGACTATGAGTTTGACATGCCGCCAGAAACCTCCCAGTGTGTGTCTTGA
- the LOC138308982 gene encoding pyrroline-5-carboxylate reductase 2-like gives MATPTVKRKHVPEDMTVGFIGAGRMAQAMAKGFISTGILKASNIVASDPDPRCLESIQSMGVNITNDNLKVVADSQLVVLAVKPNVITPVLKQVSSSFSRDKLMVSIAAGITLSTLEENLQPSSRVVRVMPNTPALVQAGASVLAPGSGALSGDPELVSELLSCIGICESSTEGLLDAVTGLSGSGPAYAFVAIEALADGGVKMGLPRDLAVKLAAQTLLGAAKMVLETGKNPGHLKDEVCSPGGTTIAAVHKLEKGGFRGVLIDAVEAATLKAAELGAKK, from the exons ATGGCTACTCCGACGGTGAAGAGGAAACATGTACCAGAGGATATGACGGTAGGATTTATAGGAGCGGGCCGAATGGCCCAGGCCATGGCCAAAGGCTTTATTTCCACAG GTATCCTAAAGGCGTCTAATATCGTGGCCAGTGATCCCGACCCTAGGTGTCTAGAGTCTATACAG AGTATGGGCGTCAATATCACGAACGACAATCTCAAGGTCGTTGCTGATAGTCAACTGGTGGTTTTAGCGGTAAAACCCAACGTCATTACTCCCGTTCTAAAACAGGTATCGTCGTCATTTTCCCGCGATaaactgatggtttccatagcAGCCGGGATCACCCTGTCTACATTAGAAGAG AATCTACAACCATCTTCACGTGTTGTTCGCGTGATGCCCAACACTCCCGCCTTGGTACAGGCCGGGGCGTCAGTCCTCGCCCCGGGGTCGGGCGCTCTGTCGGGGGATCCCGAGCTGGTATCTGAGCTGTTGAGCTGTATAGGTATCTGTGAGTCTAGTACAGAGGGACTTCTGGACGCCGTGACCGGACTCAGCGGGAGCGGACCAGCCTAC gCATTCGTTGCTATAGAGGCGCTGGCCGATGGTGGAGTAAAGATGGGACTCCCGAGGGATCTGGCGGTGAAGCTGGCTGCCCAGACACTTCTA GGTGCAGCAAAGATGGTTCTGGAGACGGGTAAAAACCCTGGACACCTGAAGGATGAAGTGTGTTCACCAGGTGGTACGACTATTGCCGCCGTACATAAACTGGAGAAGGGTGGATTCCGTGGGGTATTGATAGACGCAGTGGAAGCTGCTACACTCAAGGCAGCAGAATTAGGGGCGAAAAAGTGA